A single region of the Latilactobacillus curvatus JCM 1096 = DSM 20019 genome encodes:
- a CDS encoding LacI family DNA-binding transcriptional regulator → MATIKDIAQLANVSNATVSRVLNYDQTLSVGDETRQRIFEAAESLNYRKNTRKMNQQRGRIAIVEWYTAKEELEDLYYLSIRLGVEKKLKELGYDVTRFFQNDPFDTLHDATGAVVIGKYSPAQIKRLKKLNHNLVFVDMNTLDCEVSCVMTDFKTPIKSVINHFTTAGLTKIGMLTGQESTADNTKLGPDPRFIHFKTLLKAQKNYHPDWILTGDFTPESGYQLMIQLLQDQSSDLPEALFIANDAMAVGALRALHESGIKVPEQLSLISFNDTSICQYTFPTLSSVKVYTEQMGQSAAELLVKQLAASEIIPQVITIGTTLTLRNSSK, encoded by the coding sequence TTGGCAACGATCAAAGATATTGCTCAACTCGCTAACGTTTCGAATGCAACCGTTTCGCGGGTCCTAAATTATGATCAAACACTTTCGGTTGGCGATGAGACCCGGCAACGGATTTTCGAAGCCGCCGAAAGTTTAAACTATCGTAAAAACACGCGCAAAATGAACCAGCAACGCGGACGCATTGCGATTGTTGAATGGTATACCGCTAAAGAAGAATTGGAAGATCTATACTACCTCTCCATCCGACTTGGCGTTGAAAAGAAACTCAAAGAACTTGGTTATGACGTAACACGCTTCTTTCAAAACGATCCATTTGATACGCTCCATGATGCTACGGGTGCTGTGGTAATTGGTAAGTACAGCCCTGCGCAGATTAAGCGCCTAAAAAAACTCAACCACAACCTCGTCTTCGTCGACATGAACACGCTCGATTGTGAAGTCAGCTGTGTGATGACCGACTTCAAAACACCAATTAAATCCGTAATCAATCATTTTACAACCGCCGGCTTAACTAAAATTGGTATGTTAACTGGTCAAGAGAGCACTGCTGATAATACTAAATTGGGACCGGATCCCCGTTTTATTCATTTTAAGACGTTACTCAAAGCTCAAAAAAACTATCACCCCGATTGGATTTTAACCGGTGACTTTACACCCGAATCAGGTTACCAACTCATGATACAATTATTACAAGACCAAAGTTCCGATTTACCAGAAGCCCTCTTCATCGCCAATGATGCAATGGCAGTCGGCGCTTTACGCGCCTTACATGAATCAGGCATCAAAGTCCCTGAACAACTCAGCCTGATTAGTTTCAACGATACCTCAATTTGCCAATACACGTTCCCTACTTTAAGTTCCGTTAAAGTTTACACTGAACAAATGGGCCAATCAGCTGCCGAGTTATTGGTTAAACAACTCGCCGCTAGCGAAATTATCCCCCAAGTCATTACGATTGGCACGACGCTGACACTACGCAATAGTTCAAAATAA
- a CDS encoding galactokinase: MNMTELNTAFENAFHKAPEASYFAPGRINLIGEHTDYNGGHVFPTAITLGTYAVVAKRDDQTINLLSGNFEDAGVISFDLSDLSYQKAHNWANYPKGMIVYLQEQGYTIDSGLDIYLKGNIPNGAGLSSSASIELLMGVILEDQFNLEIDRVDLVKTGVMVENKFIGVNSGIMDQFAVGMGKANHAILLDTNTLDYDLVPIDLQDNVIIIMNTNKRRELADSKYNERRSECEKALAILQTKNDIQSLGDLDNETFDLQTYMLQDENLLKRARHAVSENQRTMKAREALKNNDLERFGKLVNASHVSLQFDYEVTGIELDTLVQTAWQQPGVLGARMTGAGFGGCAIAIVAKDQVDNFETNVAKVYTDKIGYAPSFYVAEIADGAKKLG; the protein is encoded by the coding sequence ATGAACATGACAGAATTAAATACCGCATTCGAAAACGCATTCCACAAAGCACCGGAAGCGAGCTACTTCGCACCAGGTCGGATTAACTTGATTGGTGAACATACTGATTACAACGGCGGGCATGTTTTCCCAACCGCGATTACATTGGGCACATATGCAGTCGTTGCTAAACGTGATGACCAAACAATCAATTTATTATCTGGGAACTTTGAAGATGCGGGTGTCATTTCATTTGACCTCAGCGACTTATCTTATCAAAAGGCCCACAACTGGGCGAACTATCCAAAAGGGATGATTGTTTACCTTCAAGAACAAGGTTACACAATCGACAGTGGTTTGGACATTTATTTAAAAGGCAATATTCCAAACGGCGCTGGCTTATCATCATCCGCATCAATTGAATTATTAATGGGTGTGATTCTAGAAGACCAATTCAATTTAGAAATTGACCGTGTCGACCTTGTTAAAACCGGTGTCATGGTTGAAAATAAATTTATCGGCGTTAACTCAGGCATCATGGATCAATTTGCCGTTGGAATGGGCAAAGCCAACCATGCCATCTTACTAGACACGAACACATTGGATTACGATTTAGTCCCAATTGATTTGCAAGACAACGTGATTATTATCATGAACACTAATAAACGCCGTGAATTGGCCGATTCAAAATATAATGAACGTCGCAGTGAATGTGAAAAGGCCTTAGCCATTTTACAAACGAAGAATGATATTCAATCATTGGGCGATTTAGATAACGAAACCTTTGATTTACAAACATACATGCTACAAGATGAAAACTTGTTGAAACGTGCACGCCATGCGGTTTCTGAAAACCAACGGACAATGAAGGCCCGCGAAGCCCTGAAGAACAACGACCTTGAACGTTTCGGCAAATTAGTTAATGCGTCACACGTGTCATTGCAATTTGATTATGAAGTGACTGGGATCGAATTAGACACACTCGTTCAAACCGCTTGGCAACAACCAGGGGTCTTAGGCGCTCGGATGACTGGTGCGGGCTTTGGGGGTTGTGCGATTGCAATTGTTGCTAAAGACCAAGTCGACAACTTTGAAACGAATGTTGCTAAAGTTTATACAGACAAGATTGGGTATGCGCCAAGTTTCTACGTGGCAGAAATTGCCGATGGCGCTAAAAAATTAGGTTAA
- the galE gene encoding UDP-glucose 4-epimerase GalE, which produces MTVLVLGGAGYIGSHTVDQLIQRGTDVAVVDSLVTGHQAAINSQARFYQGDIRDKDFMRSVFQQEKVSGVIHFAAFSIVPESMQAPLKYFDNNTYGMTALLEVMNEFDVKHIVFSSTAATYGEPKSIPIKESDPQVPTNPYGESKLMMETMMKWADRAYGIKFVALRYFNVAGAKPDGSIGEDHHPETHLLPIVLQVAAGKREQLSIFGDDYDTPDGTNVRDYVHALDLADAHILALGYLEEGHDSNAFNLGSSTGFSNMEIVEAARKVTGKAIPVTMAPRRAGDPSTLIAASDKAREVLGWTPQYDNMEAIIETAWNWHLNHPAGYADR; this is translated from the coding sequence ATGACAGTTTTAGTATTAGGTGGCGCCGGCTACATCGGCTCACACACCGTTGATCAATTAATTCAACGCGGCACGGATGTGGCCGTTGTCGACAGTCTCGTCACCGGCCATCAAGCCGCCATTAATTCACAAGCGCGCTTTTACCAAGGCGATATTCGCGACAAAGATTTCATGCGCAGCGTCTTCCAACAAGAAAAAGTCAGCGGTGTGATTCATTTCGCCGCTTTCTCAATCGTGCCCGAATCGATGCAAGCACCACTTAAATATTTCGACAATAACACATACGGCATGACTGCCTTACTCGAAGTGATGAATGAATTCGACGTCAAACACATCGTCTTTTCATCAACAGCGGCCACTTATGGGGAACCGAAATCAATTCCAATTAAGGAATCCGACCCACAAGTCCCAACTAACCCGTATGGTGAAAGTAAATTAATGATGGAAACGATGATGAAATGGGCTGACAGAGCTTACGGTATTAAATTCGTTGCATTACGGTACTTCAATGTCGCTGGTGCCAAACCAGATGGTTCAATCGGTGAAGATCATCACCCAGAAACCCACTTGTTACCAATCGTGTTACAAGTGGCTGCTGGCAAACGTGAACAACTCTCCATCTTTGGTGATGATTATGATACACCAGATGGCACTAACGTCCGCGACTATGTCCACGCGTTAGACTTAGCCGACGCCCATATTTTGGCCCTCGGTTACCTCGAAGAAGGCCATGATAGTAACGCCTTTAACTTAGGCTCATCAACTGGTTTTTCAAATATGGAAATTGTCGAAGCCGCTCGCAAAGTGACTGGCAAGGCAATTCCTGTGACAATGGCACCGCGTCGTGCTGGTGATCCAAGTACTTTGATTGCCGCAAGTGACAAAGCACGCGAAGTCTTAGGTTGGACGCCACAGTATGACAATATGGAAGCAATTATTGAAACTGCCTGGAATTGGCATTTAAATCATCCAGCAGGATACGCAGATCGGTAG